CACTGCACGCGACGGCGGGCACCGGGCCATTCTGCCGGATTGAGGCTGCCCCTCGTGCCCGCCGCGCGTGAGTTCCAGGCGTTCGCCAGCGACCGAGCGGCGTCGGGGTCGGTATCGGAATCGCTTTCGATGCGCGGCGAGACTCGATCCCGATGTCGATCGCGATCCCGATTCCGACCGGGTAACGACCCGCCGCCGACAGCTCTAAGAAGGTTACAGTCCCGAGCCTCTTCGGGGCTCAGGTCGGTCCGGCCGCCACCGCGGCCTCGAAGGCGTTCTCGGCACGCACGAAGCGGATTGCCCTGAACGCGAACGCCAGTATCGAGTCGCGGTAGGCGACTTCGGCGCTGCCGACCCGCCGCCCGTCTCTGAACACCGTCAGCGGGCAGGTCACGAGCGACGCGCGCAGTCTTGCCGGGTGGGCCGAGTAGACCTTCTCGCCGACGGCGCGCAGGTGGCCGTGCACGGGGTGGTCGAACTCCAGCTCGTAGCGCGGCCCGGTGAGCCGGATGGTTAGAACACCGCGCACCGGCACCTCGCGGCCGTCGAGAGAAGCGCGACCGCGGAACTCGCGCGGCGCCGAGAGCGACAACAGGCGCGTCGTGAAGGCGCGGATCGCGAACGCAAACGGCCGCGGCTCCGCATCGCCGTCGAGCCGCATCCAACCGCTCATCGTCTCTTCCAGCACAATGCCGAGCGCCATGGTCGCTCTCCTTCTAAACTGTGTACTCCAGTCCATCAATACGTTGCCGTATCTCGTTCGCCCCGAGTAGCGCCATCTTTTCGGCGGCGTATCGAGGGGCGGGACCACGAAGCCGCTCGCCAGGCTGGCCCCTCGATACGCCCCTGAGAAAACGGGGCTACTCGGGGCGAACGGAAAGCGTCGTACGGAACACGTCGTCGTAATTGTGCCCATCACTACTAAAGCGCCAGCCGGGCAGCCAGCAGGCGCGCCGCCCGGGTTGCCATCGCCATGATTGTCACCTGGGGATTCGCCCCCAGCGACGAAGGCACACTGGCGCCATCCATCACATACAAGCCGTCGACGTTCCATACCCGATGCTCGGGGTCGCACACACCACGCTCCGGAGTGGCCGCGATGCGGGCCGTGCCCAGCGGGTGATACGCGGAAATCAGAAACCGCCACGATCCCGGCTCGCTCCGCCAGAACCCCTCCAGCTCCGCCTCGTTGCGCACGACCGTACTCCCGGCCGGACCGGGCATGGCGACCTCGTGGGCGCCGGCGGCGAAATACATCCGCGCCAGCAGATCGATGCCGCGTTTGAAGAGGGCAAAATCCCTATCGTTCATCGAGTATGTGACCAGCGGCAGATCGCGGCGGAGGCCGCGGCGCACCCGCCCGCGCGCGGTGTCCTTGATCATGAAGCCGAAATACGCCGTCTGTCGATAGCGCTCGGCGAAACGCACGAAATCCTCCGCCTGAAAGGGGCTGAGCAAGCCGTGGCCCGCGAACGGGGGCGTGCCGCCCTCGAACATCAAGCCCTCGCTCTGCAGGTCGTGGACCCCAAAACCCTGCGGGATGCTCTGCCCGTGGTCGAACTCGCGATCGGGAAACCACGCCGTGACGACACCGGCCGGATGGATCGACAGATTGGCCCCCAGCCAGCGCGTGCGCACGCCGTTGTCGTGCAGGAAGCGCGGCGTCAGCAGCGTACCCGCGGCCACGACGGTTGCCCGCGCCCCGACACGAAGCTCGACTCTGCCGCCGCGAGCGTCGCGCCCGGTCGCGACAAGGCCGGTGACCGCCGTCCCGGCGCGCCGCAGCCGCTCGGCGCGCAAGCCGGTGTACAGGACGGCCCCGCTCTCCAGTGCACGCGGCACGAAACTGACATTGGTGGAGCGTTTCGCGTCGGTCGGACAACCCAACTGGCACACGCCCTGCCCGTCGCAGCCATCGGCATTGCGCAGCAGCGGGCGCGCATCTCTCAACCCGACACGTTCCGCGCCCGCGGCGATCAACGGACCGATCTGGCCAACATCGCGTGGGTCGGCGGGACCGACGCGAAGCACCTCCTCGACGAGCTCGAAGAAAGGCTGCATGTGCGCGGCGGTGAAATCCGACAGACCCTCGGCGCGCCAGTCCGCGAGGGTCGCCTCCGGGGTACGCAGGCAGGTGCCGGAGTTGATCGTGGTGGTACCGCCCACGGAGCGTCCGATCGGGAGCGGGATCAAACCTCGTCCGACGGCCACCGTAGCGCCCGCGGCGCGATAGAGTCTGGGAACCATCTCCGTGAGCTTACCGTTGAACGTGCGCCGATCGTGGTAGTCGCCCTCCTCGATCATCACGACGGCGAGTCCGCGCCCGGCCAGCTCGTACGCCGCAGCCGCACCGCCTGCGCCGGTGCCTATCACCGCAACGTCGCACTCGATGTCCTGCACCGGCTCCAGCTCCGCCGCGGCGACGATTCGGGCGCGCCAGCGCTCCGCCCCGACCGCAACCGCCGGGCACACGGCATCGCGAGCGCCCACACGCTCGAGATTACCAGCGTCCGTCAGGTATGCGGCCCGGAAGGGCAGCGCCAGCAGGCGTAACAGCGTCCCGGCGAGCGGGCGGCCGGAAAGCTGCCGCAGGAAGGCGCTGCGCTCGGCGCGCGAAGCCGAAGAGAACGAGCGGCCGTGGGTGGCCAGGTAGCGCAGTTCCAGCCACCAGAG
This genomic window from Candidatus Binatia bacterium contains:
- a CDS encoding GMC family oxidoreductase is translated as MTTGAEHSYRIAAGFVEAAFPAGDRLPAPDVGALLTAAMSADAATRRRYVQGLLWWLELRYLATHGRSFSSASRAERSAFLRQLSGRPLAGTLLRLLALPFRAAYLTDAGNLERVGARDAVCPAVAVGAERWRARIVAAAELEPVQDIECDVAVIGTGAGGAAAAYELAGRGLAVVMIEEGDYHDRRTFNGKLTEMVPRLYRAAGATVAVGRGLIPLPIGRSVGGTTTINSGTCLRTPEATLADWRAEGLSDFTAAHMQPFFELVEEVLRVGPADPRDVGQIGPLIAAGAERVGLRDARPLLRNADGCDGQGVCQLGCPTDAKRSTNVSFVPRALESGAVLYTGLRAERLRRAGTAVTGLVATGRDARGGRVELRVGARATVVAAGTLLTPRFLHDNGVRTRWLGANLSIHPAGVVTAWFPDREFDHGQSIPQGFGVHDLQSEGLMFEGGTPPFAGHGLLSPFQAEDFVRFAERYRQTAYFGFMIKDTARGRVRRGLRRDLPLVTYSMNDRDFALFKRGIDLLARMYFAAGAHEVAMPGPAGSTVVRNEAELEGFWRSEPGSWRFLISAYHPLGTARIAATPERGVCDPEHRVWNVDGLYVMDGASVPSSLGANPQVTIMAMATRAARLLAARLAL